One Vigna unguiculata cultivar IT97K-499-35 chromosome 11, ASM411807v1, whole genome shotgun sequence DNA window includes the following coding sequences:
- the LOC114170626 gene encoding zingipain-2-like — translation MTSMGKNQHVLALLLLLSICTSQVVSRNLHEASMSKRHEQWMKKYGKTYKNAAEKQKRFLIFKHNVQFIESFNAAGNKPYKLGINHIADQTNEEFIASHTGYKGSHELRVTAQTSFKYENVTPIPATVDWRQNGAVTPIKDQGQCGSCWAFSTVAATEGIYQITTGKLVSLSEQELVDCDTVDQGCDGGLMEDGFEFIIKNGGITSEANYPYTGVNGTCDTKKEASPEAQIKGYEAVPANSEESLQKAVANQPVSVSIDAGGSAFQFYSSGVFTGPCGTQLDHGVTAVGYGITDNGTDFWIVKNSWGTEWGEQGYIRMERGVDAKEGLCGIAMDASYPIA, via the exons ATGACTTCCATGGGGAAAAACCAGCATGTTTTAGCTCTACTTCTCCTTCTCTCAATTTGTACTTCCCAAGTAGTGTCCCGAAACCTCCATGAGGCATCCATGTCCAAAAGGCACGAGCAGTGGATGAAGAAATATggtaaaacttataaaaatgcCGCAGAGAAGCAAAAACGTTTTCTCATATTCAAGCACAATGTTCAATTCATTGAATCCTTCAATGCTGCTGGCAACAAACCTTACAAGCTTGGCATCAATCACATAGCCGACCAAACCAACGAAGAATTTATTGCTTCCCACACTGGATACAAGGGATCTCATGAGTTGAGAGTAACAGCACAAACGTCCTTTAAGTACGAAAACGTTACTCCTATTCCTGCTACAGTGGATTGGAGGCAAAATGGAGCTGTTACTCCAATCAAGGACCAAGGCCAATGTG GTAGCTGTTGGGCATTTTCAACGGTTGCTGCAACAGAAGGTATCTACCAGATAACTACAGGTAAGTTAGTGTCGCTCTCAGAGCAAGAGTTAGTGGATTGTGACACTGTGGATCAAGGATGTGATGGAGGTCTCATGGAAGATGGTTTCgagtttattataaaaaacgGTGGAATCACCAGTGAGGCAAACTACCCTTACACCGGAGTTAATGGAACTTGTGACACAAAGAAAGAGGCTTCTCCTGAAGCTCAAATAAAAGGGTATGAAGCAGTACCTGCAAATAGTGAGGAATCACTGCAGAAAGCAGTTGCAAATCAACCTGTATCAGTTAGCATTGATGCTGGAGGATCTGCTTTCCAATTTTACTCAAGTGGGGTTTTCACTGGACCATGTGGAACTCAACTAGATCATGGTGTTACTGCAGTTGGCTATGGTATCACCGATAATGGTACTGATTTTTGGATAGTGAAGAATTCATGGGGCACAGAATGGGGTGAACAAGGATACATAAGAATGGAACGAGGCGTAGATGCCAAAGAAGGCCTGTGTGGCATTGCCATGGATGCTTCATACCCAATTGCTTAA